A region of Helicoverpa zea isolate HzStark_Cry1AcR chromosome 16, ilHelZeax1.1, whole genome shotgun sequence DNA encodes the following proteins:
- the LOC124637522 gene encoding uncharacterized protein LOC124637522, which yields MERLNVLYERNWTRLVHEQLRKFESSIVAAARQSPEAQPPELAMDSKWTFSGALIYCITLITTIGYGNVSPRTAAGRAATVAYAAAGVPLTLACLAGLGASLARLARLAWLRATKRKVPNTWRKDGEPENYLQLHEQQRLLPQPAEHNQYTSFPPRSHRSPGTVKARAGDRGQYSQVFERAPASPRAATLGRVKRSALADEPHTSSSLQTQTLDRKKSMSSSKCLATVHGPGRGRGRSTMQRPRGAVIEQLIAEECGELQMNRSQDDLDDSEDPDESICPHDTPSRVPLIWNEENHKMKSCTVPSSSASTSVQHHIHHGIEHCHIPVGIVLFLLLAYICVGAAIFSAWENWSFLDAAYFCFIALATIGFGDFVPTSFLTTKHSTEHTRSEYVQMIACCAYLVFGLILIAMSFSLLQDEVVARCSQLANSLGLSRQ from the exons AACGCCTCAACGTGCTATACGAACGTAACTGGACACGCCTAGTCCACGAGCAACTGCGCAAGTTCGAGTCGTCCATCGTGGCGGCAGCGAGGCAGTCGCCCGAGGCACAGCCCCCTGAGCTCGCCATGGACTCCAAGTGGACCTTCTCCGGGGCCTTGATATATTGTATCACGCTTATTACTACCATAG GATACGGTAACGTATCACCGAGAACAGCGGCGGGTCGTGCAGCCACAGTGGCGTACGCGGCCGCGGGGGTGCCTCTCACGCTGGCCTGTTTAGCCGGGCTCGGCGCGTCGCTCGCGAGGCTGGCCCGCTTGGCCTGGCTGAGGGCCACCAAGAGAAAAGTACCTAATACGTGGAGGAAGGATGGCGAA cCTGAGAACTACCTCCAGCTTCATGAGCAGCAACGACTTCTCCCGCAGCCGGCTGAACACAACCAATACACATCATTTCCCCCCCGAAGCCACCGGTCTCCTGGCACCGTGAAGGCCAGAGCGGGAGATAGGGGGCAGTACTCCCAGGTGTTCGAGCGAGCCCCAGCCAGTCCCAGAGCAGCCACCCTGGGTAGGGTGAAGCGCAGTGCCTTGGCTGACG AGCCACACACATCATCATCACTCCAAACCCAGACCCTGGACCGCAAGAAGTCCATGAGCAGTTCGAAGTGCCTCGCCACGGTGCACGGCCCCGGCCGAGGCAGAGGCAGGTCCACCATGCAGAGGCCTCGAGGAGCAGTCATCGAACAACTGATAGCTGAGGAGTGTGGGGAACTGCAGATGAATAGGAGCCAAGATGACCTGGACGATTCGGAAGATCCTGATGAGTC AATATGTCCACACGACACACCGTCACGCGTGCCTTTGATTTGGAATGAAGAGAATCATAAAATGAAGAGTTGTACCGTGCCCAGCAGCAGTGCATCCACCAGCGTTCAGCATCACATCCACCATGGCATTGAACATTGTCACATCCCAGTTGGCATCGTTCTATTCCTTCTCCTCGCCTACATCTGCGTTGGAGCTGCCATCTTCTCCGCCTGGGAAAACTGGAGCTTCCTCGACGCTGCGTACTTCTGCTTCATAGCATTAGCCACAATAGGCTTCGGGGATTTCGTCCCCACCAGCTTCCTAACAACCAAGCATAGTACTGAGCACACGAGGAGCGAGTACGTACAAATGATCGCGTGTTGTGCTTACCTGGTTTTTGGACTAATATTAATAGCTATGTCGTTTAGCCTTCTACAAGATGAGGTAGTTGCTCGATGTTCGCAATTAGCTAATAGTTTAGGGCTCTCTCGTCAATGA